The following are from one region of the Mycetohabitans rhizoxinica HKI 454 genome:
- a CDS encoding alpha/beta fold hydrolase, with protein sequence MDASTSEFFTVRGVKLHVRCWGPDDAPMLFMLHGWMDVSASFQFVVDALGGNWRVIAPDARGFGLSDWPVQQHGGGHYGFHDYLADLDALLDRYAPERPVNLVGHSMGANLACLYAGVRPHRVRRVVDLEGFGLPASNPAHAGARIEHWLDDLRQPPTLKTYASLDEVAARLTQTNPRLAPSRAAFLATHWSRQRAHGRFELLADPAHKLRGPLLYHLDEVMAVWARVSAKVLHVEAVDSPTLHALAGDVPIPAFKARFRAFKHWQQKTIADAGHMLHHDQPEQVAALIDAFCA encoded by the coding sequence ATGGATGCTTCAACCTCCGAGTTCTTCACGGTGCGCGGCGTGAAGCTGCATGTGCGTTGCTGGGGCCCGGATGATGCGCCGATGTTGTTCATGCTGCACGGCTGGATGGACGTATCGGCCTCGTTCCAGTTTGTCGTCGACGCGCTAGGCGGGAACTGGCGCGTGATCGCGCCCGACGCACGAGGATTCGGATTATCGGATTGGCCCGTGCAGCAACACGGCGGGGGACATTATGGATTCCACGATTACCTGGCGGATCTCGATGCGTTGCTGGATCGGTACGCGCCTGAGCGGCCGGTGAACTTGGTCGGCCATAGCATGGGAGCGAACCTGGCTTGCCTGTACGCCGGCGTGCGACCGCACCGGGTGCGTCGCGTCGTGGACCTGGAAGGGTTCGGCCTGCCGGCGTCCAATCCCGCCCATGCCGGCGCGCGTATCGAGCACTGGCTCGATGACTTGCGCCAGCCGCCCACGTTGAAAACCTATGCGTCATTAGACGAGGTGGCGGCACGGCTGACCCAGACTAACCCGCGCCTGGCGCCGTCGCGTGCCGCGTTCCTGGCGACACACTGGTCGCGCCAGCGTGCGCACGGGCGCTTCGAGTTGCTGGCGGATCCCGCGCACAAGCTGCGCGGGCCGTTGCTGTATCACCTCGACGAGGTGATGGCGGTGTGGGCGCGCGTGAGCGCGAAGGTGTTGCATGTCGAGGCTGTCGATTCGCCGACATTACACGCGCTGGCCGGCGATGTGCCGATCCCGGCGTTCAAGGCGCGGTTCCGGGCGTTCAAGCACTGGCAGCAGAAGACCATCGCGGACGCGGGCCATATGCTGCATCATGACCAGCCGGAGCAGGTGGCGGCGTTGATCGACGCGTTTTGTGCTTGA